From a single Solanum dulcamara chromosome 4, daSolDulc1.2, whole genome shotgun sequence genomic region:
- the LOC129885483 gene encoding RING-H2 finger protein ATL65 yields the protein MIPPAPSPAPAPVPLRLNDSQNAPSPLPTPPFHHASTLPTTTTSSTSTSASDLSTTPPPAKLPVDFSPPLIAMVVIIATAFVIITYSRLLSRHLLRLHGRYKLWRRRRRRYVPSSSAGDIESPPYPFNPTDAFHVLSPYGLDDSVIKTIPLSVYTRKSGVHDCAVCLLEFEENDYMRTLPVCSHAFHVDCIDIWLKSHANCPLCRAGIFRPESPFTPLMAARIRPSFDDMMLESTILEPLDEIQPESDTTTVSEITQEPSPRRNIQSEERFTGRDFLLKRSYSFGFERNLGSERLMLEPATASPWRYRRAIGSGSFWSKRPSPFSSLTKPRVFSFRYYRGMKSPFFRRTRGGFFPLSESSARYSTGGGGSSSRRSKSFASPMFMRTSAAGGVVYSSSRLRSGDPEALLSPDRYHRR from the coding sequence ATGATCCCTCCTGCTCCCTCACCGGCTCCGGCACCGGTGCCGCTACGCCTTAATGATTCTCAGAATGCTCCTTCACCTTTGCCGACGCCGCCGTTTCATCATGCGTCGACATTGCCAACTACAACCACTTCATCAACGTCCACGTCAGCATCAGATTTATCAACTACTCCACCACCGGCTAAGTTACCGGTTGATTTCAGCCCTCCTTTGATTGCGATGGTCGTTATTATTGCTACCGCTTTCGTCATCATTACCTACTCGCGGCTACTCTCCCGCCATCTGCTTCGTCTACACGGCCGTTATAAACTGTGGCGCCGCCGTCGCCGACGTTATGTTCCGTCGTCATCTGCCGGTGATATTGAGTCGCCTCCTTATCCGTTTAATCCTACTGATGCTTTCCATGTATTATCTCCTTATGGATTGGATGATTCAGTGATCAAAACCATTCCTCTTTCGGTCTACACTCGAAAAAGCGGTGTTCACGATTGTGCGGTTTGCTTACTGGAGTTCGAAGAGAACGACTATATGCGCACGCTTCCGGTTTGTTCGCATGCCTTTCACGTGGACTGTATTGATATATGGCTCAAATCACACGCGAATTGCCCTTTGTGTCGTGCCGGAATATTCCGCCCAGAGTCGCCGTTTACTCCGTTGATGGCAGCAAGGATTCGCCCGAGCTTCGATGACATGATGCTGGAGAGCACAATTCTAGAACCTTTGGATGAAATTCAGCCAGAATCCGATACAACGACGGTGTCAGAGATCACACAAGAACCGTCGCCAAGGAGGAACATCCAATCAGAGGAGAGATTTACCGGGCGTGATTTTTTGTTAAAACGTTCTTACTCCTTCGGATTCGAGAGAAATTTGGGATCAGAGAGACTAATGCTCGAACCAGCGACTGCCTCACCGTGGCGGTACCGCAGAGCAATAGGATCAGGAAGCTTCTGGAGCAAAAGGCCTTCACCGTTCAGCTCGTTAACAAAGCCAAGAGTATTCTCCTTCCGCTATTACAGAGGAATGAAATCACCGTTTTTCCGGCGGACTAGAGGTGGATTTTTCCCATTATCGGAGTCAAGCGCAAGATACAGTACCGGCGGAGGTGGAAGTTCGTCAAGAAGAAGCAAATCATTCGCAAGCCCAATGTTCATGAGAACATCGGCGGCGGGTGGTGTTGTATACTCATCTAGCCGTCTAAGGAGCGGTGATCCAGAAGCCTTACTGTCACCGGACAGGTATCACAGACGGTGA
- the LOC129885484 gene encoding probable CoA ligase CCL6: MSNYSVKVEESRPAADGKPSAGPVYRNIYAKDGLMEMPTHFESPWDFFSESVKKNPKNQMLGCRQVVDKKAGPYNWLTYEEVYETTVKIGSAIRSCGVNPGDRCGIYGVNCPEWIMAMEACNSQAISYVPLYDSLGANAVEFIINHAEVSIAFAQESKIPAILSCLSKCNSYLKTIVSFGNISSMQKSEAEEQGVVCFSWEEFVQMGSLDHELPEKRKNDICSIMYTSGTTGEPKGVILTNGAFMGEVLSMDQLLVETDKAGTGEDVYFSFLPLAHIFDQIIETYCIYRGASIGFWQGDIRYLIEDLMVLKPTIFCGVPRVYDRIYTGVMDKIEAGGTLKKLLFQYAYNYKLRNMEKGLRQDEAAPRFDRLVFDKIKLAFGGRVRLMLSGAAPLPKHVEEFLRVTCCCSLSQGYGLTESCGGCLTSIANVYSMTGTVGVPMTTIEVRLESVPEMGYDALASMPRGEICLRGKTLFSGYHKREDLTKSVLVDGWFHTGDIGEWQPDGAMKIIDRKKNIFKLSQGEYVAVENIEGIYSRCPLVISLWIYGNSFESFLVAVVVPERKALEDWASSNQETGDFSSLCNNTKARKYILDELNSTAKKHQLRGFEMLRAVHLETNPFDLERELVTPTFKLKRPQLLNYYKDIVDQLYKEAKAKTA; the protein is encoded by the exons ATGTCAAATTACTCAGTCAAAGTTGAAGAAAGCCGGCCAGCTGCTGACGGAAAGCCGTCAGCAGGGCCAGTTTATAGGAACATTTATGCTAAAGATGGTCTCATGGAAATGCCTACTCATTTTGAGTCACCTTGGGATTTCTTTAG TGAATCAGTTAAGAAAAATCCCAAAAATCAAATGTTGGGCTGCCGTCAGGTTGTCGACAAAAAG GCAGGTCCCTACAATTGGCTGACATATGAGGAGGTTTATGAAACCACAGTTAAGATTGGTTCAGCCATTCGAAGCTGTGGTGTTAATCCA GGAGACCGGTGTGGCATATATGGTGTGAATTGTCCTGAGTGGATAATGGCAATGGAG GCTTGTAACAGCCAAGCAATTTCATATGTACCACTCTATGATTCTCTTG GTGCAAATGCAGTTGAATTTATCATAAACCATGCTGAAGTTTCAATAGCTTTTGCTCAAGAAAGCAAGATCCCGGCT ATCTTATCATGCTTGTCTAAGTGCAATTCTTACCTAAAAA CTATCGTCAGCTTTGGAAACATTTCCAGCATGCAGAAAAGTGAAGCTGAGGAACAAGGAGTGGTTTGCTTCTCATGGGAAGAGTTTGTTCAAATG GGAAGTTTGGATCATGAGCTTCCTGAGAAAAGGAAGAATGATATTTGCTCAATTATGTACACTAGCGGAACTACTGGAGAACCAAAGGGTGTCATTCTGACTAATGGTGCTTTCATGGGAGAAGTTCTGTCGATGGATCAACTTCTCGTTGAAACAGACAAAGCG GGAACGGGGGAGGACGTGTACTTTTCGTTCCTTCCACTGGCTCATATATTTGATCAAATAATTGAGACATATTGCATATACAGGGGTGCTTCAATAGGATTTTGGCAAGGC GACATTAGATACTTGATAGAGGATCTTATGGTATTGAAGCCAACTATATTCTGTGGAGTTCCACGAGTTTATGACCGAATATACACAG GGGTGATGGATAAAATTGAAGCTGGAGGTACATTAAAGAAGCTGCTTTTCCAGTACGCATACAACTA CAAATTAAGGAATATGGAGAAGGGACTCAGACAAGATGAAGCAGCCCCGCGCTTTGACAGGCTTGTTTTTGACAAG ATTAAACTAGCATTTGGTGGACGAGTTCGTCTGATGCTTTCTGGAGCTGCTCCTTTGCCCAAGCACGTCGAAGAATTTCTCAGGGTGACATGTTGCTGTTCTTTATCACAAGGATATG GTCTTACTGAAAGTTGTGGAGGATGTCTCACATCCATAGCCAATGTATACTCCATGACAGGAACTGTTGGTGTTCCAATGACTACAATTGAGGTAAGACTTGAGTCAGTGCCAGAAATGGGATATGATGCTCTTGCAAGCATGCCTCGTGGCGAAATTTGTCTGAGGGGAAAAACCTTGTTTTCGGGGTACCATAAACGAGAAGATCTTACAAAATCTGTACTTGTGGATGGATGGTTTCATACAG GTGACATTGGTGAGTGGCAGCCAGATGGAGCAATGAAAATCATTGACCGGAAAAAGAATATATTCAAGCTGTCCCAAGGGGAGTATGTGGCTGTAGAAAACATTGAAGGCATATACTCCAGATGCCCTCTGGTTATATCA CTGTGGATATATGGAAACAGTTTTGAATCCTTCCTAGTGGCTGTGGTAGTTCCAGAAAGAAAGGCACTTGAAGATTGGGCCTCGAGCAATCAAGAAACCGGAGATTTTTCATCTCTATGCAATAACACAAAGGCAAGGAAGTACATATTGGATGAACTCAACAGCACTGCTAAGAAACACCAA CTTCGAGGATTTGAAATGTTACGTGCAGTTCATTTGGAGACAAATCCTTTTgaccttgagagagaattagTTACCCCTACATTCAAACTCAAAAGGCCACAGCTGCTCAACTATTACAAG GATATTGTCGATCAACTATACAAAGAAGCAAAGGCAAAAACTGCATAG
- the LOC129885481 gene encoding CASP-like protein 5C1 has protein sequence MAMYDEVPGAVGTSAGFALRLGQTIFSAASLLFMYLGVEFHNYTAFCFLVTIMGLVIPWSITLALIDIYYVLIRCPIRQPGILLFIVIGDWALSFLTLAAASSIAGIVDVLHRTDETFCPAGLCSRYQISAGLAFLSWFLSMTSSLSNLWFLSSLTT, from the exons ATGGCCATGTATGATGAAGTACCAGGAGCTGTTGGGACAAGTGCTGGTTTCGCTTTGAGACTTGGGCAGACCATCTTCTCTGCTGCTTCTCTTTTGTTCATGTATTTAGGAGTTGAATTCCACAACTATACTGCCTTCTG CTTCTTAGTAACAATCATGGGTTTGGTCATTCCCTGGAGCATCACTTTGGCGTTGATTGACATATACTATGTTTTGATTCGTTGCCCCATTCGTCAGCCCGGAATCCTTCTTTTCAttgttattggagattgg GCATTATCATTCCTGACACTAGCAGCAGCTAGCTCAATTGCTGGAATTGTTGATGTTTTGCACAGGACAGATGAAACATTCTGTCCTGCTGGATTATGCAGTAGATATCAGATATCTGCTGGGTTAGCCTTCTTGTCATGGTTCCTCTCCATGACTTCATCTCTTTCCAATCTTTGGTTTCTTTCTTCTCTCACAACCTGA
- the LOC129885485 gene encoding cold-regulated 413 plasma membrane protein 2-like produces MEMKKSYLAMKTESAVASNLIDSDLKEIGIAAKKLANHAIMLGGLGFGTSFLKWIASFAAIYLLILDRTNWRSNMLTALLIPYIFLSFPSFLFGLFRGDFGKWLSLVAIIIRLFFPKHFPDWLEAPAALVLLMVVAPSFIADRVRDGWIGMLICLVIACYLLQEHIRASGGFRNSFTKANGISNTIGIILLLVYPVWGLILHVL; encoded by the exons ATGGAGATGAAGAAGAGTTATTTGGCAATGAAGACAGAATCAGCAGTTGCAAGTAATTTGATTGATTCAGATTTGAAGGAAATTGGGATTGCTGCTAAGAAGTTAGCTAATCATGCCATCATGCTTGGTGGACTTGGTTTTGGCACttcttttctcaaatggatTGCTTCTTTTGCTGCTAT TTACTTGTTGATCTTGGATCGAACAAACTGGAGGAGCAACATGCTCACAGCCCTCCTAATTCCTTacattttcttgagtttccctTCATTTCTGTTTGGTTTGTTCAG GGGAGATTTCGGAAAATGGCTATCTTTGGTTGCTATTATAATACGCCTCTTTTTCCCCAAACACTTTCCAG ATTGGCTTGAAGCACCAGCAGCATTGGTCCTTCTGATGGTAGTAGCTCCAAGTTTTATTGCTGACAGAGTAAGGGACGGTTGGATCGGTATGTTGATTTGCCTTGTAATTGCGTGCTATCTGTTGCAAGAACATATTAGAGCATCTGGTGGATTCAGAAACTCTTTCACTAAAGCTAATGGCATTTCAAACACTATTGGAATCATCCTTCTTTTGGTATATCCAGTCTGGGGATTGATTCTCCACGTTCTATAA